A segment of the Streptomyces sp. NBC_00376 genome:
CGGGCGTCGCCTTACGGGGCGCGCCAGGCTTCGCAGCGGACTTGCCGGCGTTGCCGCCGGGCCCCTGCAGTGCGTCAGTCAACTTGCGTACAACCGGCGCCTCGATCGTCGAGGACGCCGAACGGACGAATTCACCGAGTTCTTGGAGCTTGGCCATGACGACCTTGCTCTCGACGCCGAACTCCTTGGCGAGTTCGTATACCCGGACCTTAGCCACTTCGCTCCTTTTAGGTCCGGGTTACCGCCGGACCGTCGCTACTTCATGGGCGTACTCATCGCGTACTCATCGAGTGCTCATCGCAATCTCGACCTACTTCCAACTCGCGAGGTACCTGACCGCACGGGGTCCCGTGCCGTTCATTTCTTACGGTGTCACCCGCTCGACGAACCGCTGCACTGCGGCGGGGTCGAACGGCCCCTTGGCCTTGAAGGCCCGGGGGAAGGCCCGGCGGCGAACCGCCAGGTCCAGACAGACGGAGGCGGGGTGTACATATGCACCCCGGCCGGGCAGCGTACCGCGAGGATCGGGGACACAAACGTCCTCGTCCGCGACGATGCGCAGCAGCTCGCTCTTGGCCGCCCGCTCCCGGCATCCCACACAGGTTCGCTCAGGGCAAGCACGGGCGTGCGTCCGGCCAGACACGGCTAAGTCTACCTCCCCGCACCGACCTCACCCCTTTGGGGCAAAAATCGAACGGATGTTGTCGTGATCTCAGCGGCGATGCCGCTGAGAAATATTCCCGGAAGTCCGCACGGACCGCCGGATCAGCGCCCCGCAGGGCACCGGATCAGCGACGTTCGGACCGCTCGCGGGCCCGCTCCGCGCGCTCCCGGTCGGCGACGTCGCGCTCGGCGTCGGTCTCGGTGTCCGGGCGGATGTCGATGCGCCAGCCGGTGAGACGGGCGGCCAGGCGGGCATTCTGCCCCTCCTTGCCGATCGCCAGCGACAGCTGGTAGTCCGGCACGGTGACCCGGGCGGAACGTGCGCCGAGGTCGACGACCTCGACCTCGCTCACCCGTGCGGGCGACAGCGCGTTGGCCACCATCTCGGCCGGGTCGTCCGACCAGTCCACGATGTCGATCTTCTCGCCGTGCAGCTCGGCCATGACATTGCGCACCCGGCCGCCCATGGGGCCGATGCAGGCACCCTTGGCGTTCAGCCCGGAACGGGTCGAACGGACCGCGATCTTGGTGCGGTGACCGGCCTCGCGGGCGATCGCGCAGATCTCGACGGAACCGTCGGCGATCTCCGGAACCTCCAGCGCGAAGAGCTTCTTCACGAGGTTGGGGTGGGTCCGCGACAGCGTCACGGAGGGGCCGCGCACGCCCTTGGCGACCCGTACGACATACGTACGCAGCCGCAGGCCGTGGGTGTACTCCTCGCCCGGCACCTGCTCCTGCACCGGCAGGATCGCTTCCAGTTTGCCGATGTCGACCAGGACGTTCTTCGGGTCCTTGCCCTGCTGGACGACGCCGGTGACGACATCGCCCTCGTGGCCCGCGTACTCACCGAACGTCTTGTCGTCCTCGGCGTCGCGCAGCCGCTGCAGGATGACCTGCTTGGCGGTGGTCGCGGCGATCCGGCCGAATCCGGACGGGGTGTCGTCGAACTCCTTCGGCTCCTGGCCCTCTTCCAGGTCGGCCGGGTCCTCCTTCGCCCACACCGTCACATGGCCGCGCTCGTCGAGCTTCACGCGCGCGCGGCGGTAGCTCCCGTCGGTACGGTGGTAGGCGATGAGGAGGGCCGACTCGATCGCCTCGACGAGCACGTCGAAGGGGATCTCCTTGTCCTGTGCCAAGCCCTTCAAGAGCTTCACATCGATGTCCACGGCTACGCCTCCTCTTCCTTCTTGTCCTTGCGGCTGAATTCGATCTCCACGCGCGCCTTGGCGATCTCGTCGAAGGCGACCCGGCGGGACGTGGGCTTGCGGCCCTTGACGCCCGGCACTTCGAGGTCGAGGCCGTCCTCGTCCACGGCGAGGATGCGGGCCACCAGTTCGCCGCCCTCGTGCAGGTTGAGCTTGGCCAGGCGGCCCGTGGCACGTACGTAGTGGCGGTGCTCCGTCAGCGGACGGTCGGCACCGGGGGAACTGACTTCGAGGACGTACTCGCCGTCGCCCATCGCGTCGGTCTCGTCGAGCTTCTCGGAGATCGCGCGGCTCAGCTCGGCGCAGGCGTCCAGCTCGACGCCCTCTTCGGAGTCCACGACGATGCGCAGCACGCGGCGGCGGCCTGCCCGGGACACCTCGATCTCTTCGAGATCCAGCTGTTCGGCGCTGACGAGCGGTTCGAGCAGCCCGCGCAGCCTCTCGCTCTGGGTGGTGCTCATCCGGGTGACTCCTCGGCCGCGTGTGCTGTTGTGGGGATCGTCGCGTGTCAGGTCAAAGGGTATCCGGTCCCGAGGGGTGTTGCCGTCCGCCGTCCTCGCGGCCGCGGGTACGCTCGCCTGCGGTGATCACTTCAGGACAGATCCAGTCAAGTCAGGGCCAGGCCCGGAGGAGAACAGGTGCGGCGCACGGGGACGACGCGCAGGGGTGTATTCACCGCGACGGGAGCCATCGCCCTGGGGGCGGTGCTGGCCGGCTGCGGTGACGGCGCCGGGAGCGGGAAGGACTCCGCCCGGTCCGGGGCGG
Coding sequences within it:
- a CDS encoding YlxR family protein, which translates into the protein MSGRTHARACPERTCVGCRERAAKSELLRIVADEDVCVPDPRGTLPGRGAYVHPASVCLDLAVRRRAFPRAFKAKGPFDPAAVQRFVERVTP
- the nusA gene encoding transcription termination factor NusA — translated: MDIDVKLLKGLAQDKEIPFDVLVEAIESALLIAYHRTDGSYRRARVKLDERGHVTVWAKEDPADLEEGQEPKEFDDTPSGFGRIAATTAKQVILQRLRDAEDDKTFGEYAGHEGDVVTGVVQQGKDPKNVLVDIGKLEAILPVQEQVPGEEYTHGLRLRTYVVRVAKGVRGPSVTLSRTHPNLVKKLFALEVPEIADGSVEICAIAREAGHRTKIAVRSTRSGLNAKGACIGPMGGRVRNVMAELHGEKIDIVDWSDDPAEMVANALSPARVSEVEVVDLGARSARVTVPDYQLSLAIGKEGQNARLAARLTGWRIDIRPDTETDAERDVADRERAERARERSERR
- the rimP gene encoding ribosome maturation factor RimP — protein: MSTTQSERLRGLLEPLVSAEQLDLEEIEVSRAGRRRVLRIVVDSEEGVELDACAELSRAISEKLDETDAMGDGEYVLEVSSPGADRPLTEHRHYVRATGRLAKLNLHEGGELVARILAVDEDGLDLEVPGVKGRKPTSRRVAFDEIAKARVEIEFSRKDKKEEEA